One Capricornis sumatraensis isolate serow.1 chromosome 8, serow.2, whole genome shotgun sequence genomic region harbors:
- the HYLS1 gene encoding centriolar and ciliogenesis-associated protein HYLS1: MAQRRRSFSVGEAVEALVGPDGQKWADMDPKEQMLVAAKAFPHICAGHGEGDVRREAQSLLYDPYSKASVTSGKQPAFPAQLHYPHTESNAPSEAVSETSQRLRKPVMKRKVLRRKPGGEVLVTDESMISESESGTESDMDVWDLRQRLMNLHFQEDRESPVDISQKFSLPRDYQGISQDQLVCYLRREEMGPPAYEQDLIVASRPKSFILPRLDQLSRNRGKVDRVARYFEYKRDWDSMRLPGEDHRKELRWGIREQMLCRAEAQSKPQHIYVPNNYLVPTEKKRSALRWGVRCDLANGVMPKKLTSFPLSPS; this comes from the exons ATGGCACAAAGAAG AAGGTCCTTCAGTGTAGGGGAAGCAGTGGAGGCACTTGTGGGACCTGATGGACAAaaatgggctgatatggatccaAAAGAACAAATGTTAGTAGCCGCTAAAGCTTTCCCTCACATCTGTGCAGGCCACGGTGAGGGAGATGTCAGAAGAGAAGCCCAGTCCCTCCTGTATGATCCCTACAGTAAAGCCTCAGTAACCTCAGGAAAGCAACCTGCTTTTCCTGCACAACTGCACTACCCACATACAGAAAGCAATGCCCCTTCAGAAGCAGTCTCAGAGACCTCCCAAAGACTCCGAAAGCCAGTTATGAAGAGAAAGGTGCTGCGTCGAAAGCCAGGTGGGGAAGTATTAGTGACAGATGAGTCGATGATCAGTGAATCAGAGTCTGGTACAGAAAGTGACATGGATGTCTGGGACTTAAGACAAAGGCTGATGAATCTGCACTTCCAGGAAGACAGGGAATCTCCAGTTGATATTTCACAAAAATTTAGTCTACCACGTGACTACCAAGGAATTTCTCAAGATCAGCTCGTTTGCTATCTACGAAGAGAAGAAATGGGCCCTCCAGCTTATGAACAAGACCTGATTGTTGCCAGCCGGCCCAAGTCCTTTATCCTCCCAAGGCTGGACCAGTTGAGCCGAAACCGGGGCAAGGTAGACCGGGTAGCCCGCTATTTTGAATATAAACGAGACTGGGACTCCATGCGGTTACCTGGTGAAGATCATAGGAAGGAATTACGCTGGGGTATCCGAGAGCAGATGCTTTGTCGTGCAGAAGCCCAGTCCAAGCCTCAGCATATATATGTTCCAAACAATTACCTAGTGCCAACTGAGAAGAAACGATCTGCCCTTCGCTGGGGTGTTCGTTGTGACCTTGCAAATGGTGTGATGCCCAAGAAACttacttccttccctctttctccttcttaa